The Natronoglycomyces albus genome has a segment encoding these proteins:
- a CDS encoding DAK2 domain-containing protein, whose amino-acid sequence MKPETLDSQLLRTWGASALETLLRHRRAVDQLNVFPVADSDTGTNMVATLQAACRDLQPSDSSVGALVAAAAQRALVAARGNSGVILAQMLRGLADSWTGRVVDGPRFAAGLDTAATSAAGAVAVPTHGTMLTVAAAAAAAAHRHASAGLVSAAEAAAEAAAAAVGATPSQLPALARAGVVDSGGMGLALLMDTFVETLTGSNPGRAQRLLRAQRPGAGQRPFVPQVPRESGSVDYAYEVQYLLEATADGVEQLRERLAGLGDSLVIIGSAATSDSEEPPTWNVHVHVNNIGAAIEAGIEVGRVHRLSVTRFEDVAHKSTDSCGAAHATTHRTIVAITAHTAMAPLLSKEGCHVARDSSPEAIGQAIRASGGGDVIILVDGPHAKPGAESAAALARADGWRVWVIPTSGLPQILAAVAVHDPARRFDDDVIAMAEAAAACHVGEVRIVTAEADTAAGRAPVGSILLLVDADVLAIGHDLLSSSADLLSRLCSAGAELITLIPGAAMSAQDVTSLVEDIGHRWPLVEIQRFPGGQAEPALLIGAE is encoded by the coding sequence ATGAAGCCGGAAACTCTCGACTCCCAGCTGCTGCGCACTTGGGGCGCATCGGCCCTGGAAACGCTGTTGCGCCATCGGCGCGCAGTCGATCAGCTAAATGTCTTCCCGGTGGCCGACTCCGATACCGGTACGAACATGGTCGCGACATTGCAGGCGGCATGTCGAGACCTACAGCCCAGCGACTCATCGGTAGGGGCGCTCGTCGCTGCCGCCGCACAGCGGGCCCTGGTGGCCGCCCGGGGCAACTCAGGAGTCATCCTGGCCCAAATGTTGCGCGGTCTGGCCGACTCCTGGACCGGTCGCGTCGTTGACGGCCCAAGATTTGCCGCCGGCCTCGACACTGCCGCCACCTCGGCGGCCGGAGCGGTCGCGGTCCCTACACATGGCACCATGCTCACCGTCGCCGCAGCGGCGGCCGCCGCCGCGCACCGCCATGCCTCCGCGGGTCTAGTCTCCGCGGCTGAAGCCGCCGCCGAGGCCGCCGCCGCAGCGGTGGGAGCGACGCCCTCCCAGTTGCCAGCACTCGCTCGCGCCGGTGTCGTCGATTCCGGCGGCATGGGCCTGGCTTTGCTGATGGACACGTTCGTGGAGACCCTCACCGGCTCCAACCCCGGTCGCGCGCAACGGCTCCTGCGCGCCCAACGCCCTGGGGCGGGCCAGCGCCCCTTCGTGCCCCAAGTGCCGCGCGAATCAGGCTCAGTCGACTACGCCTACGAGGTGCAGTATCTGCTGGAGGCGACTGCTGACGGCGTTGAACAGTTGCGGGAGAGACTGGCCGGCCTCGGTGACTCACTAGTGATCATCGGCTCTGCCGCCACGTCCGATTCCGAAGAACCGCCGACTTGGAACGTGCACGTCCATGTCAACAACATCGGCGCCGCCATTGAAGCCGGTATCGAAGTGGGCCGGGTGCACCGGCTCTCCGTGACCCGTTTCGAAGACGTCGCCCACAAAAGCACTGACTCTTGCGGCGCAGCCCACGCCACGACCCACAGAACCATTGTCGCCATCACCGCCCATACGGCTATGGCCCCGCTGCTGTCCAAAGAAGGCTGCCATGTAGCCCGCGACTCCAGTCCAGAGGCGATCGGCCAGGCAATTCGCGCCAGCGGTGGAGGCGACGTGATTATTCTGGTAGACGGCCCGCACGCCAAGCCTGGGGCGGAGAGCGCCGCCGCGTTGGCTCGCGCCGACGGGTGGCGCGTCTGGGTCATACCCACCAGCGGGCTACCACAGATTCTGGCAGCCGTGGCCGTTCACGATCCGGCCCGGCGGTTCGATGATGACGTGATCGCCATGGCGGAAGCCGCCGCGGCCTGCCATGTGGGCGAGGTCCGCATCGTTACCGCTGAGGCCGACACCGCCGCCGGACGCGCCCCAGTGGGGAGCATTTTGCTCTTGGTCGATGCCGACGTCCTCGCTATTGGCCACGACCTTCTCAGCTCCAGCGCAGATCTCCTGTCGCGACTGTGCTCGGCCGGGGCCGAACTCATCACCCTGATCCCTGGCGCGGCGATGAGCGCGCAAGATGTCACATCCTTGGTGGAAGATATTGGTCACCGGTGGCCGTTGGTCGAGATTCAACGGTTTCCGGGAGGACAAGCCGAACCCGCGCTATTGATCGGAGCTGAGTGA
- the recG gene encoding ATP-dependent DNA helicase RecG, which translates to MLGLSTKLRDVLGAKTATALNEALELDTVGDLLAHYPFRYAKRGEQTSLNALSIGDQVTVLAKVRAAVQKPMRNRRGKLLEVTVADDAGHTLTLTFFNQPWQARKLTPGRWGLFAGRVSEFRGRRQLNSPDCRLLATDEDPDDSEAIEEFAGALIPVYSASAKVPSWTIARCVRVVLDLLDAPGQHLSVPDPIPSSLRTELGLVDRLSALRHIHRPGSETALAAARKRLKWQEALLLQTVLVRRKAAAQRDAATPRPAGGAIAEAFDKRLPFELTKGQRDVGADIAADLARSHPMHRLLQGDVGSGKTLVALRAILQVVASGGQAALLAPTEVLASQHYLSIHQLLGDLASAGQLGAPEEATGVELITGSLPAAKRRAATQRVAEGSAGIVVGTHALLYDGVDFADLGLVVIDEQHRFGVEQRDALRAKASAAPHTLVMTATPIPRTVAMTVYGDLEVSRLTELPAGRSPIVTHVVPASDARWMDRCWERLIEEVKAGRQAYVVCPRVGDGQAEDSAEPSSAEPQTEPQRRPAASVLDTLDELAQGPLRDLRLGLLHGRLKPDVKDATMRAFAQGDIDVLVATTVIEVGVNVPNATMMVIMDADRFGISQLHQLRGRVGRGEHQGLCLLVSGAAGPPGGGASVQLANLADGLSPTRARLEAVASTVDGFKLAELDLEQRREGDVLGDAQSGSKSHVRLLSLLRDVEIIEQARAIAVRLVGDDVTLSDHPALAAEVEALAAERGEYLEKS; encoded by the coding sequence ATGCTGGGGCTGTCGACCAAACTTCGTGATGTCCTCGGAGCCAAGACAGCTACCGCGCTAAACGAAGCGCTCGAACTCGACACGGTCGGTGACCTGCTGGCTCACTATCCGTTTCGCTATGCCAAGCGTGGCGAACAGACGTCCCTCAACGCGTTGAGCATCGGAGACCAGGTCACTGTTTTGGCTAAGGTGCGTGCCGCGGTGCAAAAACCGATGCGCAACCGGCGCGGCAAACTATTGGAAGTCACCGTGGCCGACGATGCGGGCCACACCCTCACACTCACGTTTTTCAACCAACCTTGGCAGGCCCGCAAACTCACCCCCGGGCGCTGGGGCCTGTTCGCGGGGCGCGTCAGCGAGTTCCGGGGTCGCCGTCAGCTCAACAGCCCCGACTGCCGACTCCTAGCCACCGACGAAGACCCCGACGACTCGGAGGCCATTGAGGAATTCGCCGGTGCCCTGATCCCGGTCTACTCGGCCAGCGCCAAGGTCCCCTCATGGACCATCGCCCGCTGCGTGCGGGTGGTCCTTGACTTGTTGGATGCGCCCGGCCAGCACCTCAGCGTCCCCGACCCGATCCCCTCAAGCTTGCGTACCGAACTTGGCCTGGTCGATCGTCTTAGCGCCTTGCGCCACATTCACCGGCCTGGATCGGAAACGGCGCTGGCGGCTGCGAGGAAGCGCTTGAAGTGGCAGGAGGCGTTGCTTTTGCAGACGGTGTTGGTGCGGCGGAAGGCCGCCGCCCAACGAGACGCGGCGACGCCGCGCCCGGCCGGAGGCGCGATCGCCGAGGCGTTTGACAAACGCTTGCCATTCGAGTTGACCAAAGGTCAACGGGACGTCGGCGCGGACATCGCGGCGGATCTGGCTCGCAGCCACCCCATGCATCGTCTCTTGCAAGGTGACGTCGGCTCCGGCAAGACTTTGGTGGCGTTGCGCGCGATACTGCAGGTGGTTGCGAGCGGGGGGCAGGCGGCTCTCTTGGCTCCCACCGAGGTGTTGGCCAGTCAGCATTATCTGTCCATTCACCAGCTGCTTGGAGATTTGGCTTCGGCCGGGCAATTGGGAGCTCCCGAGGAGGCGACCGGCGTCGAGCTCATCACTGGCTCGCTTCCCGCCGCGAAACGACGTGCCGCGACCCAGCGTGTTGCCGAGGGATCGGCGGGCATTGTGGTGGGCACCCACGCGTTGCTGTATGACGGGGTGGACTTCGCGGATTTGGGTCTGGTCGTGATCGACGAACAGCATCGGTTTGGGGTTGAACAACGCGACGCCCTGCGGGCCAAGGCCTCGGCCGCGCCGCACACGTTGGTCATGACGGCCACACCGATCCCCCGGACGGTCGCCATGACCGTCTATGGCGACTTGGAGGTATCGCGGCTAACTGAGCTACCCGCGGGGCGCAGCCCGATTGTGACGCACGTCGTGCCCGCTTCTGACGCTCGATGGATGGATCGCTGTTGGGAGCGTCTGATCGAGGAGGTGAAAGCCGGGAGGCAGGCATACGTGGTGTGTCCACGAGTGGGAGACGGCCAGGCGGAGGATTCCGCTGAGCCGAGCTCGGCCGAGCCGCAGACTGAACCACAACGCCGACCCGCCGCCTCCGTGCTCGATACGCTCGACGAACTAGCGCAGGGGCCGCTTCGGGACCTGCGTTTGGGGCTCTTGCATGGGCGGCTGAAACCCGATGTCAAGGACGCCACCATGCGAGCCTTTGCCCAAGGCGATATCGACGTTCTCGTCGCCACGACCGTTATCGAAGTGGGCGTCAACGTTCCCAATGCGACGATGATGGTCATCATGGACGCCGACCGTTTCGGTATCTCCCAGTTGCATCAGCTTCGGGGCCGGGTTGGCCGAGGTGAGCATCAGGGGCTTTGCCTCCTTGTCAGTGGAGCTGCTGGTCCGCCTGGGGGTGGCGCGTCGGTACAGCTGGCCAACCTGGCGGATGGACTGTCGCCAACGCGCGCCCGCTTGGAGGCCGTGGCATCGACAGTCGACGGTTTCAAACTCGCCGAACTGGATCTTGAGCAGCGCCGGGAGGGCGATGTGCTGGGGGACGCGCAATCTGGTTCGAAGTCGCACGTGCGACTTTTGTCGCTGTTGCGCGATGTGGAAATCATCGAACAAGCCCGCGCCATCGCGGTGCGCCTGGTCGGTGACGACGTGACGTTGAGCGACCACCCGGCGCTGGCGGCCGAGGTGGAGGCGCTGGCTGCGGAACGGGGCGAGTATCTCGAAAAGAGCTGA
- the rsmD gene encoding 16S rRNA (guanine(966)-N(2))-methyltransferase RsmD: MSRIIAGTLKGRRLVTPRGTRTRPTSERVREALFSSLAPGGNLEGLHVADLFAGSGAVGIEACSRGATRALFVEAHAPTAQLLRRNLSDLGIRQGVEVLTASVNSVVAKSATEQYDIVFADPPYELGEDQLGQILHDLAANGWLAEGADLVIERSGKSPEPAWPDVVGKSRSRRYGSSTLWYGLVT; encoded by the coding sequence ATGTCCCGCATCATCGCTGGCACTCTTAAGGGGCGCCGTCTGGTTACACCGCGCGGTACTCGGACCCGTCCGACCTCGGAGAGGGTCCGGGAGGCGTTGTTTAGCTCTCTCGCGCCGGGGGGAAACCTGGAGGGTCTGCACGTGGCCGATCTTTTTGCCGGTTCTGGTGCGGTTGGCATTGAGGCCTGTTCACGGGGAGCCACCCGCGCGCTGTTTGTCGAGGCACACGCCCCCACCGCGCAACTGTTGCGTCGAAATTTGTCCGACTTGGGAATTCGCCAGGGGGTCGAAGTTCTCACTGCCTCGGTCAACAGCGTGGTCGCGAAGTCGGCCACCGAACAGTATGACATCGTGTTCGCTGACCCTCCTTATGAACTGGGGGAGGACCAATTGGGCCAGATCTTGCATGACCTGGCAGCCAATGGCTGGTTGGCCGAGGGGGCCGATTTGGTGATCGAACGCAGCGGAAAGTCCCCCGAACCGGCCTGGCCTGATGTCGTCGGCAAATCTCGATCTCGCCGCTACGGCTCATCCACTCTTTGGTACGGTCTCGTCACGTGA
- the coaD gene encoding pantetheine-phosphate adenylyltransferase has translation MKTEARHAVCSGSFDPVTYGHLDIISRTAELYDHVWVAVFLNNSKKTMFTAEERVELLEETTADLPNVHVATFQGLVVDFCKQRQIGVIVRGVRAVSDFDYELQMAQMNYGLAGVETVFMPTNPLYSFLSSSLVKDAAKWGGDISAHVPDTVATRLIERFSTE, from the coding sequence GTGAAAACAGAAGCCCGCCATGCCGTCTGCTCAGGGTCGTTCGACCCGGTTACCTACGGCCATCTGGATATCATCAGCCGCACCGCCGAGTTGTACGACCACGTGTGGGTCGCGGTGTTCCTCAATAACTCTAAGAAAACCATGTTCACCGCCGAGGAACGGGTGGAGTTGTTGGAGGAGACCACAGCCGACTTGCCCAATGTGCATGTGGCCACGTTTCAGGGACTTGTGGTCGATTTTTGCAAGCAGCGGCAAATCGGCGTCATCGTCCGAGGCGTCCGCGCTGTCTCCGACTTCGACTATGAATTGCAAATGGCCCAAATGAACTATGGGCTCGCTGGGGTGGAGACGGTGTTCATGCCAACGAATCCCCTGTACTCTTTCTTGTCATCGAGCTTGGTCAAAGATGCGGCGAAATGGGGTGGAGATATCTCCGCCCACGTCCCCGATACGGTAGCTACGCGACTTATCGAGCGGTTCAGCACCGAATAG
- a CDS encoding YceD family protein: protein MSTFALDPRAPLVIDTSDLPRTPGAIVEIEREAASEDDIGVEMLGVPAKSPLQLELQLTSVTEGVLVTGTVAAPLKGECARCLNPIDDTSVVKIQELYAYEGSTTEETTDADEVMRLQGELLDLEPAVRDALVLAMSTTPLCRPDCPGLCSICGVHWDELPTDHDHDQVDPRWAALKNLLGPDQSEN from the coding sequence ATGTCCACTTTTGCTCTAGATCCGCGCGCCCCGCTGGTCATCGACACCAGTGATCTTCCGCGCACCCCCGGAGCGATTGTTGAGATCGAGCGGGAGGCAGCCTCCGAGGACGACATCGGGGTGGAAATGCTCGGTGTCCCGGCAAAGTCACCGTTGCAGCTGGAACTGCAGCTGACGTCGGTGACCGAAGGGGTCCTCGTGACCGGGACCGTCGCCGCTCCCCTCAAGGGAGAGTGTGCGAGGTGCCTCAACCCCATCGACGACACCTCGGTAGTGAAAATTCAAGAGCTGTACGCTTATGAAGGCTCCACCACCGAGGAAACTACTGACGCCGATGAGGTCATGCGGCTGCAAGGCGAGTTGCTCGACTTGGAGCCAGCCGTTCGAGACGCTTTGGTGTTGGCGATGTCCACCACCCCGCTGTGTCGGCCGGATTGCCCAGGTTTGTGCTCCATTTGTGGAGTGCACTGGGACGAACTGCCAACTGATCACGACCACGACCAGGTCGATCCTCGGTGGGCAGCTTTGAAAAACTTGTTGGGCCCAGATCAATCGGAGAATTAA
- the rpmF gene encoding 50S ribosomal protein L32, which translates to MAVPKRRMSRANTRHRRSAWKAAPVRLTQCSQCHSKKLGHTACGVCGTYNGRAVLDA; encoded by the coding sequence GTGGCTGTTCCTAAACGCCGTATGTCGCGCGCTAACACTCGTCACCGCCGCTCAGCGTGGAAAGCTGCGCCGGTGCGACTGACTCAGTGCTCTCAGTGCCACTCCAAGAAGCTCGGCCACACCGCGTGTGGCGTTTGCGGTACTTACAACGGCCGCGCCGTTCTCGACGCTTAA
- the rnc gene encoding ribonuclease III, with translation MSNKAVTHFEAVFGVRDIDPELLLLALTHRSYAYEHGGIPTNERLEFLGDAVLSVVITAALYRSHPDLPEGQLARLRAGVVNQKALAGVARRMGAGGVGPHLKLGKGEEATGGREKNSILADAVEALLGAIYLQYGMDTSERVIHQLFDPMMDRAIHQGAALDWKTSLQELTAESSLGVPEYRITESGPDHAKKFTAWAVVRGEEFGQGTGPSKKEAEQIAAELAWRVLNERYGPRD, from the coding sequence ATGAGCAATAAGGCGGTCACACATTTTGAAGCAGTGTTCGGGGTTCGAGACATCGACCCCGAACTACTGCTTTTGGCGTTGACGCATCGTTCCTATGCTTACGAGCACGGCGGAATTCCCACCAATGAGCGCCTGGAGTTTCTGGGTGACGCGGTGTTGAGTGTCGTGATCACCGCTGCGCTGTACCGCTCGCATCCGGACCTGCCCGAAGGGCAGTTGGCGCGTTTGCGGGCCGGGGTGGTCAACCAAAAGGCTCTGGCGGGCGTGGCTCGGCGCATGGGCGCCGGTGGAGTCGGACCACACTTGAAGCTGGGGAAAGGCGAAGAGGCCACAGGCGGGCGCGAAAAGAACTCGATCTTGGCCGACGCCGTCGAGGCGCTGCTTGGTGCGATCTATTTGCAGTACGGGATGGACACCTCTGAGCGGGTGATTCACCAGCTTTTCGACCCTATGATGGACCGCGCGATTCATCAAGGTGCCGCTTTGGATTGGAAGACGAGCCTGCAGGAACTCACGGCTGAGTCTTCCCTGGGCGTGCCCGAGTATCGAATCACCGAGTCTGGCCCTGACCACGCTAAGAAGTTCACGGCATGGGCAGTGGTGCGGGGTGAAGAATTCGGGCAGGGTACGGGCCCCTCCAAGAAGGAAGCCGAACAGATCGCGGCCGAACTCGCGTGGCGGGTCCTCAACGAACGCTACGGTCCTCGCGATTGA
- the mutM gene encoding bifunctional DNA-formamidopyrimidine glycosylase/DNA-(apurinic or apyrimidinic site) lyase has protein sequence MPELPEVETVRRGLHRRFVGQQLHGVEVYHPRTVRRHLAGMADFSARLVDRTISDTGRRGKFMWLTLDDETTLLCHLGMSGQFLAQEADHPTHKHLRTRFRFTSGQTQLWFVDQRTFGHLQLSDVTGNVPQAIEHIGPDPFEGEFDIDACARRLRSRRSPIKTALLDQSLVSGIGNIYADEALWRSGVHGLRRCSHLAIDEAHTILKHAREVMAEAIEAGGTSFDDLYVNTNGESGYFERSLDAYGRAGQPCRCCQSIMRREVIGGRSSYSCPRCQS, from the coding sequence ATGCCTGAACTCCCCGAAGTAGAGACCGTACGCCGTGGGCTTCACCGCCGCTTCGTCGGGCAACAACTGCATGGAGTGGAGGTCTATCACCCACGCACCGTCAGACGGCACCTGGCGGGAATGGCCGACTTTTCCGCCCGGCTTGTCGACCGGACGATCTCCGACACAGGCCGTCGCGGCAAATTCATGTGGCTGACCCTCGATGACGAGACAACCCTGTTGTGCCACCTGGGGATGAGCGGCCAATTTCTCGCCCAAGAGGCGGACCACCCCACACACAAGCACCTTCGCACGCGATTCCGCTTCACCTCGGGCCAGACCCAGCTGTGGTTTGTCGACCAACGGACGTTCGGGCATCTTCAACTCAGCGACGTCACGGGGAACGTGCCACAGGCAATCGAACATATCGGGCCCGATCCGTTCGAAGGCGAGTTCGATATCGACGCGTGCGCGCGCCGTCTTCGCAGTCGACGCTCGCCGATTAAGACGGCCCTACTAGACCAGTCGCTGGTTTCGGGGATCGGCAACATTTACGCCGACGAGGCGCTATGGCGCTCAGGGGTACATGGCTTGCGCCGCTGCTCCCACCTGGCAATCGACGAAGCGCACACCATCTTGAAGCACGCGCGAGAGGTGATGGCCGAGGCGATCGAGGCCGGAGGAACCTCGTTTGACGACCTCTATGTGAACACCAACGGCGAATCCGGGTACTTCGAGCGCAGCCTCGACGCGTACGGACGAGCCGGGCAGCCGTGCCGGTGCTGCCAGTCGATCATGCGTCGCGAAGTCATCGGAGGGCGTTCCAGCTACTCATGCCCTCGCTGCCAAAGCTGA
- a CDS encoding helix-turn-helix transcriptional regulator, whose protein sequence is MLYDPKETFVASLQPLLHSRGDETIRAGSVSSVTDATDVDAHLVAIDSINRSSRLRQAHGPVFLITDRDDGKVLRQAFSCQAAGLSGTHRMPADLLAAIDQAISGHPYFDRDLLRAALRPQPELDRDAARQLVSHLTPREDDVLRRIMSGESTSKMAAAMGVSISTVRSHIQNVLAKLGVHSRLAAQAFVINYDVTTVAAGAPQYS, encoded by the coding sequence ATGCTCTACGATCCCAAGGAAACGTTCGTTGCCAGTCTTCAACCACTCCTTCACAGCCGAGGCGATGAGACGATTCGGGCCGGCTCGGTCTCCAGCGTCACCGACGCCACGGATGTTGACGCCCACCTAGTCGCCATCGACTCGATCAATCGCAGTTCTCGGCTGCGGCAGGCCCACGGCCCCGTTTTCCTCATCACCGATCGTGATGACGGCAAAGTCCTAAGGCAGGCCTTCTCCTGCCAAGCTGCCGGGCTCAGTGGAACCCATCGGATGCCCGCCGACCTACTGGCGGCCATTGACCAAGCCATCAGCGGTCATCCCTACTTCGACCGTGATCTTCTGCGCGCGGCGCTACGCCCACAACCCGAGCTCGACCGGGATGCCGCGCGCCAACTCGTCAGTCACCTCACGCCACGCGAAGACGATGTCCTCCGCCGCATCATGTCGGGAGAATCGACCTCAAAAATGGCTGCGGCAATGGGAGTCTCCATCTCCACGGTGCGCTCACATATTCAGAATGTCCTGGCCAAGCTAGGTGTGCATTCGCGCCTGGCCGCTCAAGCCTTCGTCATCAATTACGACGTCACCACTGTCGCCGCTGGAGCCCCTCAATACAGCTGA
- a CDS encoding CAP domain-containing protein: MTSPKFDSHATSDSPTSVAPPSAANAERRAENHRGRHRYHAGGPLRILAAVALSLALLGGAFTFWSLDGSAEQAGQNEDTGASIETQRSEVSFLPADPSSILDQDPDDPAEEEQEPTDEPTEAGNDSSGSNDSGGSGGTGGSGDDSSGSQLPANVQAVIDATNSERTAHGCSSVRNDERLTNAAMAHAKDMADNDYFSHTSADGRSPTDRAREHGFSGGVAENIAYGQPTAQAVLDAWMSSEGHRNNILNCNHTLIGVGAVANANGTIYWVQKFA; encoded by the coding sequence ATGACCTCCCCAAAATTCGACTCCCACGCCACGAGCGACTCCCCGACCTCAGTGGCCCCGCCCTCCGCCGCGAACGCCGAGCGCCGAGCCGAAAACCACCGTGGCCGCCACCGCTACCATGCTGGCGGCCCCTTGCGCATTCTCGCCGCGGTGGCGCTATCTTTGGCCCTTCTCGGCGGCGCCTTCACCTTCTGGAGCCTTGATGGATCGGCCGAGCAAGCGGGTCAGAACGAGGACACGGGTGCCTCCATCGAGACGCAGCGCTCTGAGGTGAGCTTCCTTCCGGCCGACCCGTCATCGATTCTGGACCAAGACCCTGACGACCCGGCCGAAGAGGAGCAAGAGCCCACGGACGAGCCGACCGAGGCCGGCAACGACTCCAGCGGTTCGAACGATTCCGGCGGTTCCGGTGGCACCGGTGGCTCAGGTGATGACTCCTCTGGTTCCCAACTGCCCGCCAACGTGCAGGCGGTCATCGACGCCACCAACTCCGAACGCACCGCACATGGCTGCTCCTCGGTACGCAACGACGAGCGCTTGACCAACGCCGCGATGGCCCACGCCAAGGACATGGCCGACAACGACTACTTCAGCCACACCTCAGCAGACGGGCGAAGCCCGACCGATCGAGCCCGCGAGCATGGCTTCTCTGGTGGAGTTGCCGAGAACATCGCCTACGGCCAGCCCACGGCGCAGGCGGTACTTGACGCCTGGATGAGTTCCGAAGGGCACCGCAACAACATCCTCAACTGCAATCACACCCTCATCGGAGTCGGTGCGGTCGCCAATGCCAATGGGACGATCTACTGGGTGCAGAAGTTCGCCTGA